In Microbacterium lushaniae, the following are encoded in one genomic region:
- a CDS encoding ABC transporter permease, with amino-acid sequence MSRMTTSLVPTVRVRRGSSPLRRVGQALTPVWLPLLLIAVWWFVSAESVSPFFPPLSDILVDTWDQWVVFGAWTNAVASLRNLFIGYLLGTLIGVVGGSLMWRLKYLRMAANPIIYFLYVLPAPALLPAMIAIFGIGDVRQIALIALGSIWPTLLNTLDGMRGIDTVKFDTARALRLGGWRTYTRLVLPGAAPQIAAGLRASLTVGIVLMVVSEMVAANSGIGVFILQAQAEFAIKKMWTGILVLAFIGTALNYLFVFVERRALRWYYRSRALGSS; translated from the coding sequence ATGAGCAGGATGACCACGAGCCTCGTGCCCACGGTACGGGTCCGCCGGGGGAGCAGTCCCCTGCGCCGAGTGGGGCAGGCGCTCACACCGGTGTGGCTCCCGCTGCTGCTCATCGCCGTGTGGTGGTTCGTCTCCGCCGAGTCGGTGTCGCCGTTCTTCCCCCCGCTCAGCGACATCCTCGTCGACACGTGGGATCAGTGGGTGGTGTTCGGAGCCTGGACCAACGCGGTCGCGAGCCTGCGCAACCTGTTCATCGGCTATCTGCTGGGGACGCTGATCGGCGTCGTCGGGGGCTCGCTGATGTGGCGTCTGAAGTATCTGCGCATGGCGGCCAACCCGATCATCTACTTCCTCTACGTCCTGCCCGCCCCGGCGCTGCTGCCGGCGATGATCGCGATCTTCGGCATCGGCGATGTCCGTCAGATCGCCCTGATCGCGCTCGGATCCATCTGGCCGACGCTTCTGAACACCCTCGACGGCATGCGGGGCATCGACACGGTGAAGTTCGATACGGCCAGGGCGCTGCGGCTGGGCGGATGGCGGACGTACACCAGACTCGTCCTCCCCGGCGCGGCCCCTCAGATCGCGGCGGGACTGCGGGCCAGTCTCACGGTGGGCATCGTCCTGATGGTGGTCAGCGAGATGGTCGCCGCCAACTCCGGGATCGGGGTTTTCATCCTCCAAGCACAGGCGGAGTTCGCGATCAAGAAGATGTGGACCGGCATCCTGGTCCTCGCCTTCATCGGGACCGCCCTCAACTACCTGTTCGTCTTCGTCGAGCGCCGCGCCCTCCGCTGGTACTACCGGTCGCGCGCCCTCGGATCGTCGTAA
- a CDS encoding ABC transporter permease: MLSASRSWLTWTLPIVTVAAVLLAWQAVTAGGWVSPSQFPTMSDTMVALGREVATGRVWPAVGATLAGWVIGMVITILLGLLIGTALAFNAFAQRSAAPVIEIFKAIPAIAILPLVILIAGSTLPMKVFLVCFAAFWPFLIQVIYGVRSMDPIVLDTARALGVRGARRFLMVSVPSASPYLVTGMRIASAQALILCVVAEIVGGAAGIGRNILLAQNTGVVAYPTMYAYILVAGILGIALTGAFFLLEKRVMHWHESQRNIRESNKVGAA; encoded by the coding sequence ATGCTCAGCGCCTCGCGATCCTGGCTGACGTGGACGCTGCCGATCGTCACCGTGGCGGCGGTCCTGCTGGCATGGCAGGCAGTGACCGCCGGTGGCTGGGTGAGCCCGTCGCAGTTCCCCACGATGTCCGACACCATGGTGGCGCTCGGGCGGGAAGTGGCCACCGGCCGGGTGTGGCCGGCGGTCGGCGCCACGCTCGCGGGGTGGGTCATCGGGATGGTGATCACGATCCTGCTGGGTCTGCTCATCGGCACGGCACTGGCTTTCAACGCCTTCGCGCAGCGCAGTGCGGCGCCGGTGATCGAGATCTTCAAGGCGATCCCGGCGATCGCGATCCTTCCGCTGGTGATCCTGATCGCCGGCTCCACCCTGCCCATGAAGGTGTTCCTGGTGTGCTTCGCCGCCTTCTGGCCCTTCCTCATCCAGGTCATCTACGGGGTGCGCTCGATGGACCCGATCGTCCTGGACACCGCGCGCGCCCTCGGGGTGCGTGGTGCGCGCCGGTTCCTCATGGTCAGCGTGCCGAGCGCGTCCCCGTATCTGGTGACGGGGATGCGCATCGCGTCGGCGCAAGCGCTGATCCTGTGCGTCGTCGCCGAGATCGTCGGCGGGGCGGCGGGCATCGGGCGCAACATCCTGCTGGCGCAGAACACCGGAGTGGTGGCGTACCCGACCATGTACGCCTACATCCTGGTGGCGGGGATCCTCGGCATCGCTCTCACGGGGGCCTTCTTCCTCCTCGAGAAGCGGGTCATGCACTGGCACGAATCGCAGCGGAACATCCGTGAATCGAACAAGGTGGGCGCGGCATGA
- a CDS encoding ABC transporter substrate-binding protein, with protein sequence MNTSIARRLGAIALAGIVAASLAACSGGDGGADAGAGEGGGEPEKASLTVAINPSTQFAPLYYGLQEGIFEEHGLELEIIPQTDIAAIVSGLASGTYDVGFATVVHAVTANANGIPIRAISSIEGQIQEDDEGTLTIASAESGITDFAGLEGKRVATVGLSSHNTLTMWELVDRAGGDTASIELVQLPFGQMAAALDSGDVDAAIMQWPFAAEALAAGGVELGYNNRELFEGTATTLFNTSQSFVDQNPNTVQAFADAMAESIEGASADPETAKTALVDGLGITEEQAAGARWNIGGDPALNVDAFEVARDLLVKFSTDDSAKAALEELDVSTIVWPGAL encoded by the coding sequence GTGAACACATCCATCGCGCGCCGGCTCGGCGCCATCGCGCTCGCCGGAATCGTCGCGGCGTCGCTCGCGGCCTGCTCCGGCGGGGACGGCGGAGCAGACGCCGGCGCGGGAGAGGGCGGGGGCGAGCCGGAGAAGGCGTCCCTCACCGTCGCGATCAATCCGTCCACGCAGTTCGCCCCGCTCTACTACGGGCTGCAGGAGGGCATCTTCGAGGAGCACGGGCTGGAACTGGAGATCATCCCGCAGACCGACATCGCCGCCATCGTCTCCGGCCTGGCCAGCGGCACGTATGACGTCGGGTTCGCCACGGTGGTGCACGCGGTGACGGCCAACGCCAACGGAATCCCCATCCGCGCGATCTCCTCCATCGAGGGGCAGATCCAGGAGGACGACGAGGGCACCCTCACCATCGCGTCCGCGGAGTCGGGCATCACCGACTTCGCCGGGCTGGAGGGCAAGCGCGTGGCGACGGTGGGCCTGTCGTCCCACAACACGCTCACGATGTGGGAGCTCGTCGACCGCGCCGGCGGCGACACGGCCTCGATCGAGCTGGTTCAGCTGCCGTTCGGGCAGATGGCCGCCGCGCTGGACAGCGGCGACGTGGATGCGGCGATCATGCAGTGGCCGTTCGCGGCGGAGGCCCTTGCCGCCGGAGGCGTGGAACTGGGCTATAACAACCGCGAACTGTTCGAGGGCACGGCCACGACGCTGTTCAACACGTCGCAGTCCTTCGTGGATCAGAACCCCAACACCGTGCAGGCCTTCGCCGACGCGATGGCCGAGTCCATCGAGGGGGCCAGTGCCGATCCGGAGACAGCGAAGACCGCCCTCGTCGACGGCCTCGGCATCACGGAGGAGCAGGCTGCGGGAGCGCGGTGGAACATCGGTGGCGACCCGGCGCTCAACGTCGACGCGTTCGAGGTGGCCCGCGATCTGCTGGTGAAGTTCAGCACCGACGACTCCGCGAAGGCGGCTCTCGAAGAGCTCGACGTCTCCACGATCGTGTGGCCGGGCGCGCTGTAG
- a CDS encoding amidohydrolase family protein — MKIDAFCHLLPTAYAERLFAITDSAVARNIQKRVSGVPALVDLDERFRVMDEFGPDYRQIINTAAPPLDDLGPRARTAELARIANDGMADLVARHPDRFEGFCAAVALDDVDNAIGEVDRAFDELGAVGVQIYTHVNGGPMDQERFFPFYEAVARRGEKMIQVHPCRDSSWSDYKTEERSKFEIWWTLGWEYDLSAFMSRLVFSGVFERLPDIKILIHHGGAMIPHFAGRVGPGWDQLGSRTPADQAEDITGYPLTQRPIDYFKKFYVDTAYFGAGDSMRTAIKFFGVDHTLFGSDTPFDPEKGPGYIRDTIANLNDMDILTDADRDRIYSGNVTALLGLDKDAAPRASVESEVSL; from the coding sequence ATGAAGATCGATGCTTTCTGCCATCTCCTGCCGACCGCGTATGCGGAGCGACTGTTCGCGATCACCGACAGCGCCGTGGCACGCAACATCCAGAAGCGCGTGAGCGGCGTGCCCGCCCTCGTCGATCTGGACGAGCGCTTCCGCGTGATGGACGAGTTCGGACCGGACTACCGACAGATCATCAACACCGCCGCCCCGCCGCTGGACGACCTGGGGCCGCGGGCCCGCACCGCCGAGTTGGCGCGCATCGCCAACGACGGGATGGCCGACCTCGTGGCCCGGCACCCGGACCGCTTCGAGGGATTCTGCGCGGCCGTCGCGCTGGATGACGTCGACAACGCGATCGGCGAGGTGGATCGTGCGTTCGATGAGCTGGGCGCCGTCGGGGTGCAGATCTACACGCACGTCAACGGCGGACCCATGGACCAGGAGCGGTTCTTCCCCTTCTACGAAGCCGTCGCCCGCCGCGGCGAAAAGATGATCCAGGTCCACCCCTGCCGTGACTCCAGCTGGTCGGATTACAAGACCGAGGAACGGTCCAAGTTCGAGATCTGGTGGACGCTGGGCTGGGAGTACGACCTGTCGGCGTTCATGTCGCGGCTGGTGTTCTCCGGCGTCTTCGAACGGCTCCCCGACATCAAGATCCTCATCCACCACGGCGGGGCGATGATCCCGCACTTCGCCGGCAGGGTCGGCCCGGGGTGGGACCAGCTGGGGTCGCGAACTCCGGCGGACCAGGCCGAAGACATCACCGGTTATCCGTTGACGCAGCGGCCCATCGACTACTTCAAGAAGTTCTACGTCGACACGGCGTACTTCGGAGCGGGGGACTCGATGCGCACGGCGATCAAGTTCTTCGGTGTGGATCACACCCTGTTCGGCTCCGACACCCCCTTCGACCCTGAGAAGGGCCCCGGCTACATCCGCGACACGATCGCCAATCTGAACGACATGGACATCCTCACCGACGCCGATCGTGACCGCATCTACAGCGGCAATGTCACGGCGCTGCTCGGGCTGGACAAGGACGCGGCGCCGAGAGCGTCCGTCGAATCGGAGGTTTCACTGTGA
- a CDS encoding IclR family transcriptional regulator, translated as MRIDEDASAPRHPVGAVDQALQLLLLLRMHPELRVTDVARELGVAPSTAHRHLSTLQYRGFVTQDRITRAYRTGPALIELGFSSTRAIDLRSVSEPHLRALSVALRETVNLMVLQDSSVRFIAGFEADQRTRTHVLTGTLLPAYATSGGKVLLAELSREELRALYPRALRRFTPHTRTFTQLLDELALVSMRGYAVNDQESVTGLRAIAVPLRDRGGTTIAAVAMSAPSARLSDRGIREVVVRLRGCAAGIRAHLTR; from the coding sequence GTGCGTATCGACGAGGATGCGTCGGCACCGCGACATCCCGTGGGTGCTGTCGACCAGGCGCTGCAGCTTCTGCTCCTGCTGCGGATGCACCCCGAACTGAGGGTGACCGACGTCGCCCGCGAATTGGGTGTGGCCCCCTCGACGGCTCATCGCCATCTCTCCACCTTGCAATATCGCGGCTTCGTCACCCAGGACCGGATCACCCGCGCGTACCGCACGGGTCCCGCCCTCATCGAGCTGGGCTTCTCCAGCACTCGCGCGATCGACCTGAGGAGCGTGAGCGAACCTCATCTCCGCGCCCTCAGCGTCGCCCTCCGCGAGACGGTGAACCTCATGGTGCTCCAGGACTCCTCCGTCCGGTTCATCGCCGGCTTCGAGGCGGACCAGCGGACGCGCACGCACGTGCTGACGGGGACCCTGCTTCCGGCCTACGCCACGTCAGGCGGCAAGGTGCTCCTGGCGGAGTTGTCCAGGGAGGAGCTGCGGGCCCTGTACCCGCGGGCCCTGCGGCGCTTCACCCCGCACACGAGGACCTTCACCCAGCTCCTGGACGAACTGGCCCTGGTCTCCATGCGCGGATATGCCGTCAACGATCAGGAGAGCGTCACGGGGCTCCGCGCGATCGCGGTGCCGCTGCGCGACCGCGGGGGCACCACCATCGCGGCCGTTGCGATGTCGGCGCCCAGCGCCCGCCTGTCCGACCGTGGCATCCGCGAAGTCGTCGTCCGTCTGCGCGGGTGCGCTGCCGGCATCCGCGCGCACCTCACGCGGTGA
- a CDS encoding aldehyde dehydrogenase family protein — protein sequence MTTLTQSDTLLDASVFAGRIFIDGEWVAGGAGEIPSIEPATGATLAMVGMADGADVARAAAGAARAQKEWAALPHPARAAVLRRAGALWEQYADEISGWNIREVGAIPALAGFALHVSAAECYEASALPSAPLGSILSSEEPRLSLAQQIPVGVVGVISPFNVPLILGIRAVAPALALGNAVLLKPDPRTVITGGVAMVRIFEEAGLPAGVLQLVPGGAEVGESMVADPRVRVIAFTGSTRAGRAVGEIAGRHLKRAHLELGGNSAYIVREDADVDKAVNLATWGSFLHQGQICMTVGRHIVHESLFEEYVHKLAAKADSMHVGDPAAGQVHLGPLIDEVQRDRVHNLVQDAVAGGAQLRAGGTYDQLFYRPTVLANTPKDAAAYAEEVFGPVASVVPYSTDEEAIALATDTEYGLSLGIVTADALRGLELAKRIPTGIVHINDQTVNDEANSPFGGVGSSGTGSRHGGAQANIDAFTETRWITVRREPGAYPL from the coding sequence ATGACCACTCTCACTCAATCCGACACGCTCTTGGACGCCTCCGTGTTCGCGGGCAGGATCTTCATCGACGGGGAGTGGGTCGCCGGTGGCGCGGGCGAGATCCCGTCGATCGAACCGGCCACCGGCGCCACGCTCGCGATGGTGGGCATGGCCGACGGCGCCGATGTCGCCCGTGCCGCCGCGGGGGCGGCCCGCGCGCAGAAGGAGTGGGCCGCGCTGCCGCACCCTGCTCGAGCGGCCGTGCTTCGCCGGGCAGGCGCGCTATGGGAGCAGTACGCCGATGAGATCTCCGGGTGGAACATCCGAGAGGTCGGAGCGATCCCCGCGCTGGCTGGATTCGCCCTCCACGTGAGCGCTGCCGAATGCTATGAGGCATCCGCGCTGCCTTCCGCTCCCCTCGGTTCGATCCTTTCCAGCGAGGAGCCGCGCCTGTCGCTGGCGCAGCAGATCCCCGTCGGCGTCGTCGGCGTCATCTCGCCCTTCAACGTGCCGCTCATCCTCGGCATCCGCGCCGTGGCGCCCGCCCTCGCCCTCGGCAATGCGGTGCTCCTCAAACCCGACCCCCGCACCGTCATCACCGGCGGTGTCGCGATGGTGCGCATCTTCGAAGAGGCCGGTCTGCCTGCCGGGGTGCTGCAGCTTGTCCCCGGCGGTGCCGAGGTCGGCGAGAGCATGGTCGCGGACCCGCGGGTACGAGTCATCGCCTTCACCGGCTCGACGCGCGCCGGCCGGGCCGTCGGGGAGATCGCGGGGCGCCACCTCAAGCGTGCGCACCTCGAACTCGGCGGTAACTCGGCCTACATCGTCCGCGAGGACGCCGACGTCGACAAGGCAGTCAACCTGGCGACCTGGGGATCGTTCCTGCACCAAGGCCAGATCTGCATGACCGTCGGTCGTCACATCGTGCACGAGTCGCTGTTCGAGGAGTACGTGCACAAGCTCGCGGCGAAGGCCGACTCTATGCACGTGGGCGACCCCGCCGCGGGACAGGTCCACCTCGGCCCGCTCATCGACGAGGTGCAGCGGGACCGCGTGCACAACCTCGTCCAGGACGCCGTCGCCGGGGGCGCCCAACTGCGCGCCGGTGGTACGTACGACCAGCTCTTCTACCGACCGACCGTCCTCGCGAACACACCGAAGGACGCCGCGGCCTATGCGGAAGAGGTCTTCGGCCCCGTGGCATCAGTCGTCCCCTACTCCACAGACGAGGAGGCGATCGCGCTGGCGACCGACACGGAGTACGGCTTGTCGCTCGGTATCGTCACCGCCGACGCGCTTCGCGGCCTGGAGCTGGCGAAACGGATCCCGACGGGCATCGTGCACATCAACGACCAAACCGTCAACGACGAGGCGAATTCGCCCTTCGGCGGCGTGGGCTCGTCCGGCACCGGCTCGCGCCACGGCGGAGCTCAGGCCAACATCGACGCGTTCACCGAGACGCGCTGGATCACCGTGCGGCGCGAGCCAGGCGCGTACCCGCTGTGA
- a CDS encoding zinc-binding dehydrogenase codes for MRAAIVNAFGGGFDIEDIDIARPIGREVLVDVKASGLCHSDLHFAVNDFGMAPPMVLGHEVSGIVAAVGPEVSEFTVGDHVVGSLVQFCGACLECLSGRTVSCLRPEATLRADGAPPRLSRRGEPILAAMGTAGFAEQALIHENQLVCIDPAVPFPEASVLGCGTITGAGAVLNAAGVRAGEAVAVIGLGGVGLNVVSGARLVGASRIIGIDLNDEKLELARAFGVTDGINAGEGDVVARVRELTGGGVDHAFEVIGRKETAEQAIAMLRVGGTASLIGIHGAGGMVEFDANGLLREQKKVNGVYMGSANIKHDIPLYASLFLQGRLNLSDLIASEIAIDEINEAYEELGSGRTARTVITRF; via the coding sequence ATGAGAGCAGCAATCGTCAACGCCTTCGGCGGTGGGTTCGACATCGAGGACATCGATATCGCCCGGCCCATCGGCCGGGAGGTCCTCGTGGACGTCAAGGCGTCGGGGCTGTGCCACTCCGATCTGCATTTCGCCGTGAACGATTTCGGGATGGCGCCGCCCATGGTGCTCGGCCACGAGGTCTCCGGGATCGTCGCAGCGGTCGGACCGGAGGTCAGCGAGTTCACCGTCGGCGACCACGTGGTCGGCTCGCTCGTCCAGTTCTGCGGCGCGTGTCTGGAGTGCCTCAGCGGGCGCACGGTGAGCTGCCTCCGCCCCGAGGCCACGCTGCGTGCCGACGGAGCACCGCCCAGGCTGAGCCGCCGGGGCGAGCCGATCCTGGCGGCGATGGGGACCGCCGGTTTCGCCGAGCAGGCGCTGATCCACGAGAACCAACTCGTGTGCATCGACCCCGCCGTCCCGTTCCCCGAGGCGTCGGTGCTCGGGTGCGGCACGATCACCGGTGCCGGCGCCGTGCTGAACGCCGCCGGCGTGCGCGCGGGCGAGGCGGTCGCGGTCATCGGTCTGGGCGGTGTGGGCCTGAACGTGGTCAGCGGTGCCCGCCTGGTGGGGGCCTCTCGGATCATCGGCATCGACTTGAACGACGAGAAGCTCGAACTGGCCCGCGCATTCGGCGTGACCGATGGGATCAACGCCGGCGAAGGCGACGTGGTGGCGAGGGTGCGCGAACTGACGGGCGGAGGCGTCGATCACGCGTTCGAGGTGATCGGGCGCAAGGAGACCGCCGAGCAGGCGATCGCCATGCTCCGAGTCGGCGGAACCGCGAGCCTGATCGGCATCCACGGTGCCGGTGGCATGGTCGAGTTCGACGCGAACGGGCTGCTGCGCGAGCAGAAGAAGGTGAACGGGGTCTACATGGGATCCGCGAACATCAAGCACGACATCCCGCTCTACGCGTCGCTGTTCCTACAGGGCAGGCTGAACCTGTCCGATCTCATCGCATCCGAGATCGCCATCGACGAGATCAACGAGGCCTATGAAGAGCTCGGCTCCGGCAGGACCGCTCGGACGGTGATCACCCGCTTCTGA
- a CDS encoding aldehyde dehydrogenase produces the protein MTITTESDNRLFVGGEWRPARSTARIEVEDPYARTTVGVAADGSFDDVDAAVHAARTAFDRGPWPRMAPDERATYLERLADELERRGESTASLVTGEIGQPVGFSRIVNIALPTRHLRYFADMIRGFAFEEQRANDGGPGISVVRLEPVGVAGLITPWNYPQSILTAKLAPALAVGCTVVIKPAAETPLDALALAAAVEAVGFPPGVVNVVTGGRETGDALVKHPGVDKIAFTGSTAAGRIIARNCGERLIPVTLELGGKSAAIVAEDADIEVALAGLRSGSFMNSGQTCFLLSRVLVPRTRKDEVLEGLVELARSFRLGDPRDPATDMGPLVSERIRGRVRTMVEDARGDGAQILTGGRDLPGESGYFYEPTIIAGAAADSQIAREEIFGPVVTVFEYDGIDEAIALANDSRYGLGGAVFSADTAAALDIARAVQTGTIGVNGYAPDLATPFGGYKESGLGREQGTEVLYNYLNTKAINTSIGQSA, from the coding sequence ATGACGATCACCACCGAATCCGACAACCGGCTCTTCGTCGGCGGCGAATGGCGGCCGGCCCGCTCGACGGCGCGGATCGAGGTGGAGGACCCGTACGCGCGCACCACCGTGGGAGTCGCGGCGGACGGCAGCTTCGACGACGTGGACGCGGCGGTCCACGCCGCCCGCACGGCATTCGACCGCGGCCCCTGGCCGCGGATGGCCCCCGATGAGCGCGCCACCTATCTGGAGCGTCTCGCCGACGAGCTGGAGCGCCGTGGCGAGAGCACCGCGAGCCTCGTCACCGGCGAGATCGGGCAGCCGGTGGGCTTCTCCCGCATCGTCAACATCGCCCTGCCCACGCGGCATCTGCGCTACTTCGCCGACATGATCCGCGGTTTCGCGTTCGAGGAGCAGCGCGCCAACGACGGCGGGCCGGGCATCTCGGTGGTCCGCCTGGAGCCGGTGGGCGTGGCGGGGCTGATCACCCCGTGGAACTACCCCCAGTCCATCCTCACCGCCAAGCTCGCCCCCGCGCTCGCCGTCGGCTGCACCGTGGTGATCAAGCCGGCGGCCGAGACGCCCTTGGACGCACTCGCCTTGGCCGCCGCGGTCGAGGCCGTCGGATTCCCGCCCGGCGTCGTGAACGTCGTCACCGGCGGTCGCGAGACCGGCGACGCCCTGGTCAAGCATCCCGGAGTCGACAAGATCGCCTTCACCGGCTCGACGGCAGCCGGTCGCATCATCGCCCGCAACTGCGGCGAGCGTCTCATTCCGGTGACGCTGGAACTCGGCGGCAAGTCCGCTGCGATCGTCGCCGAGGACGCCGATATCGAGGTGGCACTGGCCGGCCTGCGCTCGGGCTCGTTCATGAACTCCGGTCAGACGTGCTTCCTCCTCTCGCGCGTGCTGGTCCCGCGCACCCGCAAGGACGAGGTCCTGGAGGGCTTGGTCGAGTTGGCACGCTCCTTCCGTCTCGGCGACCCCCGCGACCCCGCGACCGACATGGGCCCGCTCGTGTCCGAACGGATCCGCGGGCGAGTGCGCACCATGGTGGAGGATGCGCGCGGCGACGGCGCGCAGATCCTCACCGGTGGGCGGGACCTGCCGGGTGAGAGCGGCTATTTCTATGAGCCCACGATCATCGCGGGTGCCGCAGCCGACTCCCAGATCGCCCGCGAGGAGATCTTCGGCCCCGTCGTGACGGTCTTCGAATACGACGGTATCGACGAGGCGATCGCCCTCGCCAACGACTCCCGCTATGGTCTCGGCGGCGCGGTCTTCTCCGCGGACACAGCGGCCGCGCTGGATATCGCCCGTGCCGTGCAGACCGGCACGATCGGCGTGAACGGATACGCACCCGATCTGGCGACGCCGTTCGGCGGATACAAGGAATCGGGCCTCGGGCGGGAACAGGGCACTGAGGTTCTGTACAACTACCTGAACACCAAAGCCATCAACACGAGCATCGGACAGTCCGCATGA
- a CDS encoding TIM barrel protein — protein MTGESASRIALDVACHLNVLVPDLAAGTLRAALDAIAAAGYARVVLPPLDAEATDAAALRAAFIDHGLRPITIAGQAPGADVSSADADERAAGAAALRASVDLTIALGSDQMNGVPYGLFGHPSGPTSRAAFERAAHEVGMVADYAHERGVTMTFEVLNRYETSAVNTAAQALEFVAASGSAHLRIHLDTFHMAVEESHMAAAVLLALPALSYLELGQSGRGPLVEGSVDVENIIRTALDAGYTGRWGVEAFSRPVLSEGAADMLAIWRSPYDRGAELAADAMRLIERAARRHPPEPDRPAAAARTEEDLALRRNE, from the coding sequence GTGACCGGAGAATCCGCCTCGCGCATCGCGCTCGATGTCGCGTGCCACCTCAACGTCCTCGTCCCGGACCTCGCGGCAGGCACGCTGAGGGCGGCCTTGGATGCGATCGCGGCGGCAGGCTACGCGCGCGTCGTGCTGCCGCCGCTGGACGCGGAGGCGACCGACGCCGCCGCGCTGCGCGCCGCCTTCATCGACCACGGTCTGCGGCCCATCACCATCGCCGGGCAGGCGCCGGGTGCCGACGTCTCCTCCGCGGATGCGGACGAGCGTGCTGCCGGTGCCGCGGCCCTGCGGGCGAGCGTGGACCTCACGATCGCGCTCGGCTCGGACCAGATGAACGGCGTTCCGTACGGTCTGTTCGGCCATCCGTCGGGGCCCACGTCCCGGGCGGCGTTCGAGCGCGCTGCGCACGAGGTCGGCATGGTCGCGGACTACGCGCACGAGCGCGGCGTGACGATGACCTTCGAAGTGCTCAACCGCTACGAGACCTCGGCGGTCAACACCGCGGCCCAGGCTCTGGAGTTCGTCGCGGCCAGCGGTTCGGCGCATCTGCGCATCCATCTGGACACCTTCCACATGGCCGTTGAAGAGTCCCACATGGCCGCGGCGGTTCTGCTGGCCCTGCCCGCACTGTCCTACCTCGAGCTCGGACAGTCCGGCCGCGGCCCGCTCGTCGAGGGTTCGGTTGACGTCGAGAACATCATCCGCACAGCCCTGGATGCCGGATACACCGGTCGCTGGGGCGTCGAGGCCTTCTCGCGCCCCGTGCTGTCGGAGGGAGCCGCCGACATGCTGGCGATCTGGCGCTCCCCGTACGACCGGGGCGCCGAACTGGCCGCCGACGCGATGCGCCTGATCGAGCGGGCCGCGAGGCGACACCCACCAGAGCCGGACCGCCCCGCGGCTGCCGCTCGAACCGAAGAGGACCTGGCACTACGGAGGAACGAATGA
- a CDS encoding SDR family NAD(P)-dependent oxidoreductase, which produces MRLQGKVAVITGGASGIGQATVLKFVREGAQVVIADMNPAQAEEVVTQVDALGFEGSATAVRTDVSVYADVAAAVARAVEVYGHLDVMFNNAGIAGGKPLLDHDPEVDYAPMIRVDQDGVYYGILAAGRQFRDQGSGGVIISTSSIYGEQAAELSFTYSAAKAAVISFTRSAAYELAEYGVRALAITPGRVGTPIINQFSEELRGTFAAEQLRNKMTEPDEIANVVAFLASDESNVINGTVVHVDDGYSVFKQRLDLPTF; this is translated from the coding sequence ATGCGTTTGCAAGGCAAAGTAGCCGTCATCACCGGTGGCGCCAGCGGAATCGGTCAGGCCACTGTGCTGAAGTTCGTCCGAGAGGGCGCCCAGGTCGTCATCGCCGACATGAATCCCGCGCAGGCCGAGGAGGTCGTAACGCAGGTGGACGCGCTGGGATTCGAGGGCTCGGCCACGGCCGTGCGGACCGACGTGTCGGTGTACGCGGATGTCGCCGCGGCGGTGGCCCGTGCCGTCGAGGTGTACGGCCACCTCGACGTCATGTTCAACAACGCCGGCATCGCCGGCGGCAAGCCGCTCCTGGACCACGACCCGGAGGTCGACTACGCCCCCATGATCCGCGTGGATCAGGACGGCGTGTACTACGGCATCCTGGCCGCCGGCCGCCAGTTCCGCGACCAGGGCAGCGGTGGGGTCATCATCAGCACCTCGTCGATCTATGGCGAGCAGGCCGCGGAGCTGTCCTTTACCTACAGTGCCGCCAAGGCTGCCGTCATCTCCTTCACCCGCTCCGCGGCGTACGAACTGGCCGAATACGGCGTCCGCGCGCTGGCCATCACGCCCGGGCGGGTGGGCACCCCCATCATCAACCAGTTCAGCGAAGAGCTGCGCGGCACCTTCGCCGCCGAGCAGCTGCGCAACAAGATGACCGAGCCGGACGAGATCGCCAACGTGGTCGCGTTCCTCGCCTCGGATGAGTCCAACGTGATCAACGGCACTGTGGTGCACGTCGACGACGGGTACTCCGTCTTCAAGCAGCGACTCGACCTGCCGACCTTCTAG